One Brevibacterium spongiae DNA segment encodes these proteins:
- a CDS encoding acyl-CoA dehydrogenase family protein, which produces MLETTERGRDYQNRLNTFMDEFVYPAERVYAEQMAEAASPHTQPQVLEDLKAEAKRQGLWNLFHPHSDWGPGLTNLEYAPLAEITGRSIEIAPEAINCNAPDTGNMEVFTLFGTDEHKEKYLRPLLEGRMASAFAMTEPAVASSDATNVEMRMERTADGFVLNGRKWFASNGMHPNCRVLIVMGKTDPTAEVHRQQSMLVVPIDAPGLTVVRNLPVFGYADREGHAEIVFEDVFVPFKDILKGEGEGFAISQARLGPGRIHHCMRAIGAAERALELMVRRAEERVTFGEKLSNRANIQDWIAESRIEIDQARLLTLHAADMMDKHGNKVAKNEIAEIKVVAPSMALKVIDRAIQVHGGGGVTDDFPLARLWAHMRTLRLADGPDEVHKRSIARNEIKKYRA; this is translated from the coding sequence GTGTTGGAAACGACCGAACGCGGACGCGACTATCAGAACCGCCTCAACACGTTCATGGACGAATTCGTCTACCCCGCTGAACGCGTCTATGCCGAGCAGATGGCGGAGGCCGCCAGCCCGCACACGCAGCCCCAGGTCCTCGAGGATCTCAAGGCCGAAGCGAAGCGGCAGGGACTGTGGAATCTGTTCCACCCTCATTCCGATTGGGGCCCGGGACTGACGAACCTCGAATACGCGCCCCTGGCCGAGATCACCGGCCGCAGCATCGAGATCGCTCCGGAGGCGATCAACTGCAACGCCCCGGACACGGGCAACATGGAGGTCTTCACCCTCTTCGGCACCGATGAGCACAAGGAGAAGTACCTGCGCCCGCTGCTCGAAGGGCGGATGGCCTCGGCGTTCGCGATGACCGAACCTGCGGTGGCCAGCTCCGACGCCACGAACGTGGAGATGCGCATGGAGCGCACCGCCGACGGGTTCGTGCTCAACGGACGCAAATGGTTCGCCTCCAACGGCATGCACCCGAACTGCCGGGTCCTCATCGTCATGGGCAAGACCGACCCGACCGCCGAGGTGCACCGGCAGCAGTCGATGCTCGTCGTGCCCATCGACGCTCCCGGCCTCACCGTGGTGCGCAATCTGCCCGTCTTCGGCTACGCCGATCGGGAAGGGCACGCCGAGATCGTCTTCGAGGACGTGTTCGTGCCGTTCAAGGACATCCTCAAGGGCGAAGGCGAGGGCTTCGCCATCAGCCAGGCCAGGCTGGGGCCCGGCCGCATCCACCACTGCATGCGCGCCATCGGTGCCGCCGAACGCGCCCTCGAACTCATGGTCAGACGCGCCGAGGAGCGGGTGACGTTCGGTGAGAAGCTCTCCAATCGTGCGAATATCCAGGACTGGATCGCCGAGTCCCGGATCGAGATCGACCAGGCCCGCCTGCTCACCCTGCATGCCGCGGACATGATGGACAAGCACGGCAACAAAGTGGCGAAGAACGAGATCGCAGAGATCAAGGTCGTCGCTCCGTCGATGGCGCTCAAGGTCATCGACCGGGCGATACAGGTCCATGGCGGCGGTGGAGTCACCGATGACTTCCCGCTGGCGAGGCTGTGGGCGCACATGCGCACCCTGCGCCTGGCAGACGGGCCCGATGAGGTGCACAAACGTTCCATCGCCCGCAATGAGATCAAGAAGTACCGGGCCTGA
- a CDS encoding SDR family oxidoreductase, with translation MTATVAGRRAVVTGAAGGIGAALAAELLERGASVVLADLAPTVAATAAGLGDGAHAWTGDVSSVAGVGELIAFADDRLGEVDMYFANAGIIGPAMLGETDADWDAIIDVNMRAHIRAAQALVPRWQKAGSGYFVATASAAGLLTQIGSAAYSVTKHASVGFAEWLAMTYRDDGIRASVVCPMGVNTNLHDAAGADDGAAQQAVTSAGAVLEPAEVAAIVLDAVEAEQFLILPHPEVLEMYRMKGSDYDRWLRGMSRYQARLNDH, from the coding sequence ATGACGGCCACGGTCGCGGGCAGACGGGCAGTCGTCACAGGGGCGGCCGGCGGCATCGGAGCCGCCCTCGCTGCAGAGCTGCTCGAGCGCGGGGCATCGGTCGTCCTCGCCGACCTCGCGCCAACGGTCGCAGCCACCGCAGCCGGCCTCGGCGATGGTGCCCACGCCTGGACCGGGGATGTGTCCTCGGTGGCAGGGGTCGGTGAACTCATCGCCTTCGCCGACGACCGCCTCGGCGAGGTGGACATGTACTTCGCAAATGCCGGGATCATCGGACCCGCGATGCTCGGTGAGACCGATGCGGACTGGGACGCCATCATCGACGTCAACATGCGCGCTCATATCCGCGCCGCTCAGGCCCTCGTCCCCCGCTGGCAGAAGGCCGGTTCCGGATACTTCGTGGCGACCGCCTCGGCGGCGGGTCTGCTCACACAGATCGGTTCGGCCGCGTATTCGGTGACCAAGCACGCCTCTGTCGGCTTCGCCGAATGGCTGGCGATGACCTACCGCGATGACGGAATCCGCGCCTCGGTGGTCTGCCCGATGGGAGTGAACACGAATCTGCATGATGCCGCCGGCGCTGACGACGGCGCGGCACAGCAGGCTGTGACCTCGGCCGGCGCCGTCCTCGAACCCGCCGAAGTGGCCGCCATCGTCCTCGACGCGGTCGAAGCCGAGCAGTTCCTCATCCTGCCCCACCCGGAAGTCCTCGAGATGTACCGCATGAAGGGCAGCGACTACGACCGCTGGCTGCGCGGCATGTCCCGATACCAAGCACGCCTGAACGACCACTGA